The DNA sequence TACCAGTACTGGCATAATTTACAGGATTGATACGACTGTCAGCTGCAGCAGTTTACATGAGCCAGCTGTAACATGTACATTTATGAACATCCTGTCCCAAGAGAAAAATGCTACTGTCAATATCCCTGTTATCTACAGTAGGTTTTCAGTACCATTAGCCAGCATGAACAGTGTATTTTGCCATATGAACAATTATGCTCTAAATTGGTGCAGTAACATTCAGCGGCATACCCCAATCTTCTTGGAATGGGTAACAAACGCAAGCATATTTTCAGTGAAATCTAAgatacatatactgaacaaaaatataaaaaagcaacatggaacaatttcaaacattttattgagtgacagttcatataaggaaatcagtcaattgaaataaatatattaggccctatctgtggatttcacatgactgggcaggggagcagccatgggtgggcctgtgaTGGAACAGGGCCACCCACTTGGGAGCtgtcccagccaatcagaatgagtttttccacacaaagggttttattacagacataaatattcctcagtttcatcagcagtctgggtggctggtctcagacaatcccaaaggtaaagaagctggatgtggaggttcctgggctggcgtgcttaacacgtggtctgcggttgtgaggcaggttggacaaactgccaaattctctaaaacgatgttggaggcggcttatggtagagaaattaactttAAATTATCTTGCAACAGCTCTTGAGGACattactgcagtcagcatgccaattgcatgctcccgtAAAACTTTTTtgagagaccagatgctgctggaagagGTGTTGGAGGGTCAGTAGGAGGCACCccttcctctggtctaaaaaaaaaaatcctaatgCCCCAGGGGAGTGACACTGCCTTGTGTAgagtgccgtctttcggatggcaCGTTAAAACGGGTGTActgactctgtggtcactaaagatacCATGACACTTGTCGTacgagtaggggtgttaaccccggtgtcctggttaaattcccaatctggccctcataccatcacggtcaccttataatccccagtttacaattggctcattcatccccctcctctcccctgtaactattccccaggtcgttgctgtaaatgagaatgtgttctcagtcaatttacctggtataATAAGGATTGAAAACATAGATTTTTAAAAGCCACCCTATTTATTGTTCATCTAAATGGTGAAAATGTGTCTTGAATATCTATTTCTTACTTATTGTCAACGATTCTGTTTATTTCCACAGGCAATTCAAAATTTTGTCCTGCTGAAGGTGACTGGTCAAACGCCAAGGCTGACTTTACGGCGGTGCTGAAGTGTAAAAATGGTATTGGAAAAACCCAGAGACAGTGTTTGAGTGATGGAGTTTGGGAGGAGGAAATATCTAACTGTGTGAATGTAGATCTACATGACATCCTAATTGATTCACAGGTATTAAAACATATCATCCTAATTGATTCACAGGTATTAAAACATATCATCCTAATTGATTCACAGGTATTAAAACAAATCATCCTAATTGATTCACAGGTATTAAAACAAATCATCCTAATTGATTCACAGGTATTAAAACAAATCATCCTAATTGATGCAAAGGTATTAAAACAAATCATCCTAATTGATTCACAGGTATTAAAACAAATCATCCTAATTGATGCAAAGGTATTAAAACAAATCATCCTAATTGATTCACAGGTATTAAAACAAATCATCCTAATTGATTCACAGGTATTAAAACAAATCATCCTAATTGATTCACAGGTATTAAAACAAATCATCCTAATTGATTCACAGGTATTAAAACAAATCATCCTAATTGATTCACAGGTATTAAAACAAATCATCCTAATTGATTCACAGGTATTAAAACAAATCATCCTAATTGATTCATTGGGTTGAGCGTTCAGAGattgacacagagacagggaggcttTAGTCCGAAAAAACGACTTTACTAAGACAGAAAATAAATATATCAAAGAAATAACTTAGGTTTTGCTcggtctttcttctctctcttaactggtgtctgtctctctcccttctctcccgcGGTGTGCCATCGTGCTCCTTTTATTTAGCCTCCACGGCTGGTTAGCACTTTCCTCTAATTACCTCCACTTAGCTGCCCGTGTCGGGGTGCCCAGCTCCCATATgcccagcagagggagccaacgTGGCCTCACGTATCTCCCCTCTATTACCATCCCCCAGGGTAGACCTCCTGGGACACCACAaacaatattgaattttaaaagcaCCTTTAAAATCATTTTAAAATCCCTTTAATATAAACCATATGAATAATTATAGAAATGATGGTTTTTAATATGCATAAAACTTGCTAAAGTGAAAAAATTCAGCGTCCCTCCGCACAACCTCTGTGCCTTCTAGGAAGATCTTAATAAACAGCTGGGCCTCACTACCCCCTTAATACGCCAATGAGCAGCCATTTTGACTGCAACGTTCTAACAgtctaataaatacatttcataaaTGCTATCAGAAAAATGATCCTTCACTTGTGTTTATGAAGGTCTTGGGtaacagaagaagaaaaagaaaaaaactattttaaaaaCAATAGGATTTTCATTAGTTAATGTTACTGTAAGCCATCTGCTGCAGCATGCTCATGTGTAGAGCACAAAGGAACAACGGTTATTCTTGGAAAAAGTGATATTTTCAAATAAAACTAATCTCTTACATTTGAAGTGTTATTTGGCAAAGGTTAGTGAAACCTCACAATATGTTATGTGATACTATACTACTTTAATATTGGAAAAAGTAACTTAAAAACGGCTTATAACAGGAATTATGCTTATGAAATTATAATAATCATATGTGCTAAATATACTTATTTAAGACAAGTCAATGGCAGAGGGGGACATTGCAGAGACATTTCCATTTTAAATTAATTACTATGCAGTCAAAATGACTGGGATCGGAGCTTCTAGTGTTAACCCACTTCACCCCAAAATGACTGGGATCGGAGCTTCTAGTGTTAACCCACTTCACCCCAAAATGACTGGGATCGGAGCTTCTAGTGTTAACCCACTTCACCCCAAAATGACTGGGATCGGAGCTTCTAGTGTTAACCCACTTCACCCCAAAATGACTGGGATCGGAGCTTCTAGTGTTAACCCACTTCACCCCAAAATGACTGGGATCGGAGCTTCTAGTGTTAACCCACTTCACCCCAAAATGACTGGGATCGGAGCTTCTAGTGTTAACCCACTTCACCCCAAAATGACTGGGATCGGAGCTTCTAGTGTTAACCCACTTCACCCCAAAATGACTGGGATCGGAGCTTCTAGTGTTAACCCACTTCACCCCAAAATGACTGGGATCGGAGCTTCTAGTGTTAACCCACTTCACCCCAAAATTACTGGGATCGGAGCTTCTAGTGTTAACCCACTTCACCCCAAAATGACTGGGATCGGAGCTTCTAGTGTTAACCCACTTCACCCCAAAATGACTGGGATCGGAGCTTCTAGTGTTAACCCACTTCACCCCAAAATGACTGGGATCGGAGCTTCTAGTGTTAACCCACTTCACCCCAAAATGACTGGGATCGGAGCTTCTAGTGTTAACCCACTTCACCCCAAAATGACTGGGATCGGAGCTTCTAGTGTTAACCCACTTCACCCCAAAATGACTGGGATCGGAGCTTCTAGTGTTAACCCACTTCACCCCAAAATGACTGGGATCGGAGCTTCTAGTGTTAACCCACTTCACCCCAAAATGACTGGGATCGGAGCTTCTAGTGTTAACCCACTTCACCCCAAAATTACTGGGATCGGAGCTTCTAGTGTTAACCCACTTCACCCCAAAATGACTGGGATCGGAGCTTCTAGTGTTAACCCACTTCACCCCAAAATGACTGGGATCGGAGCTTCTAGTGTTAACCCACTTCACCCCAAAATGACTGGGATCGGAGCTTCTAGTGTTAACCCACTTCACCCCAAAATTACTGGGATCGGAGCTTCTAGTGTTAACCCACTTCACCCCAAAATGACTGGGATCGGAGCTTCTAGTGTTAACCCACTTCACCCCAAAATGACTGGGATCGGAGCTTCTAGTGTTAACCCACTTCACCCCAAAATGACTGGGATCGGAGCTTCTAGTGTTAACCCACTTCACCCCAAAATGACTGGGATCGGAGCTTCTAGTGTTAACCCACTTCACCCCAAAATTACTGGGATCGGAGCTTCTAGTGTTAACCCACTTCACCCCAAAATGACTAAAAAtgttcaccatcattgtaaagttattttgttgctttgacaaagtgatTTCTGAAGattatcatttatttatttatagataagaaaggctagaaatgtttttttttgttgtgaaGAATTAAATTGCCATTCCCTGTTGTCAGAAGTGGAttgatttatggctgatttaagatgaaatcgtcAACCCTCTTACTTTAGTTGGCACCTATTATGCACTTACATAGTCTTTTTTTACGTCTTGAGATGGGGAAAACCTTTTTTTACGTCTTGAGATGGGGAAAACCTTTTTTTACGTCTTGAGATGGGGAAAACCTTTTTTTACGTCTTGAGATGGGGAAAACCTTTTTTTACGTCTTGAGATGGGGAAAACCTTTTTTTACGTCTTGAGATGGGGAAAACCTTTTTTTACGTCTTGAGATGGGGAAAACCTTTTTTTACGTCTTGAGATGGGGAAAACCTTTTTTTACGTCTTGAGATGGGGAAAACCTTTTTTTACGTCTTGAGATGGGGAAAACCTTTTTTTACTTCTTGAGATGGGGAAAACCTTTTTTTACGTCTTGAGATGGGGAAACCCTTTTTTTACGTCTTGAGATGGGGAAAACCTTTTTTTACGTCTTGAGATGGGGAAAACCTTTTTTTctgaagttgaacatgtgctctttatgactgAATGTTAAAATTAGGGGGAATGAACAACAACAATAAAACTGGGGGGGGCgagttacacttctcaaaaggcactGAATTGGTGGATCGACCCGTAGACTCATTCATTCTAGAATAATAGAACTtaaaatgcctcatgagcttagttcaactgctgTACCCACAATATATTATCTTGTTTTTTATTCCATTGTTCGTAAACAATGTATTTGTAAACAAACACTcgcttcaaaacatggttaaaactatcattttgatcttattcagagtggttacatttttccagccccatccctcagctgtttcccAAAACAAGTGGCGGGGTGGCCGTATTGTCATTTAAATTACTTTTTGTTATTATAAAGGCATCTATTCTAAACTGCTCTAAACTGTAGTTTTTGTGTGCATTTTCTTTCTATCATTACAGAACCTTGCAATAGGACTTGGATCAGTTGAGAAAAATTCTGCAAACATATTTTCACGTCTGAAATCTTCCACCGATAAATCAGAATCCATCAACACTTATGCTAATGTGAATGCTTCGGTGTCCATTCTCTTCACCATGAACAACGCAATCAACGAATCTCAAAAAAATTACACACTGAATAAGGCTCAATTACAAGTAAATATAATCCAAAATCATCTTTACCAGAATGTTATTTATCTGTTCTTCAGTATGATTTATAATAAGAAAATATTAAATAAACAGAaatgtacatttttatttgtttaaatgAAGTCGACTAAAATatgaccccccctcccctcccccccttttTCAGGATGCTCTAATATCATCCAGCAATCTTTTGGATAGCAGTCTTGAAAAGTCATGGATTTTTAAACCTGACCTTGTCAACAGATCCATGGCTGAAAGATATCTGATTTCTGTTGAGGGCCTGGTTAAACAGTCAGATGTCGAGAGTACCACATACCAACACACAAACATAGAGTTGAATGGCTGTAAACCTCAGCCGGAGAAAAATTGTGTGAACAAAGTTTTCAATGTCACCGTAACCATGGGGACTGGCTCCATGATGGTTAAAACTATAGGTTTTAAATCTCTCAGTAACTATCTACCAAAGCTGCACCAAACAGACGCTGATCCAAACAGCATTGTGGTGTCCACTTCCATTGGTCAAGGATCTGCAGATATCTCAATAGACTTCCAGTTGATCAGTGAAAGGCCCCGCAACCACAAGATACAGTGTGTATATTGGGATTTTACAATAAGGCAGTGGTCTGGTAAAGGTTGTGTATGGGGTGGTCCTGATAACGAAAACCATTGTGAATGCACCCACTTATCCTCATTCACCACCCTCATGTCAAAGAAACCAGAGAATCTTCCCTATATGACGGAGATAACCTATGTGGGCTTGAGCGTCTCAATTGTCTCACTTCTCTCCTGTCTAGTGATAGAATGTCTTGTGTGGAAATCTGTTGTCAAGTCCAGCGTGTCGTATTGTCGCCACACAGCCCACATTAACATCTGCCTGTGTTTACTGGTAGCTGACTGCAGCTTTCTCGCCTCAGCTTTTCCCGACATGATCCCAGAGAATTGGTGTCAGATCTTTGTGGTAATTAAGCATTTATGCTACCTGTCCATGTTCTTCTGGATGTTGTGCCTGAGTATCATGGTTCTCCATCAGTTGATATTTATGTTCCATCAGATGAGCAAGAAGGTTTGCTTGGGACTGTGTTTTTCTGTTGGCTATTGCTGTCCACTGTTAATTGTTTTCATTACATTTATCACCTACAACAGTGGCCAGAAggactactactacaccaccgaGGCTTGTTGGCTGGTTTATGGAGGTTTTTTAAAGGGCTCGATCTTTGCGTTCATTCTGCCTGTTGGCACTATTGTAGTAGTCAATGTGTTCTGCATGCTAGTAGTTATCATAAGGCTCCTGAGACCAAGTCTTGAAGTCAACACTAAGGATGAAAAAGAAGTGGCCAAAGGTATCCTAAAAGCGGTTGTCCTCCTAACCCCAATCTTTGGAGGGACATGGATTTTTGGATTTTTTGTTTTGATGTTTGATATCACCAAAGGACCTATAGCCTACCTGGTGAACTACGCCTTCACTCTGCTGAACGCATTCCAGGTAAGACTGAGATTAGGTTTGGGTcatttccatttcaattcagtcaactGTGTAATTGTCTTTTGTTGATCAAACCCTGTAATTGTCTTTTGATCAAACCCTGTAATTGTCTTTTGTAATGTAGAGGCAGGGAGTTAGGAAGCAGGTGCAGAGTTTAATATAAACAAACATGTACAGATACAAAAACAAGGAATGCATCTGCCGGATGGGAAATACCAACAGAGTGCTATATATAGGGGGAGTAATCAGGGAAGGTCCAGGTGTGCCTGATGATGAGGCGCAGGTGTGAGTAATGAATGGTTGCCAAGACCGACGGTTAGTAAACCGGCGACGTCTAACgcaggaggggaggagcaggagtaGACGACATCTAACGCAGGAGGGGGGGAGCAGACGACGTCTAACGCAGGAGGGGGGGAGTAGACGACGTCTAATgcaggaggggaggagcaggagtaGACGACGTCTAACGCAGGAGGGGAGTAGACGACGTCTAATGCAGGAGGGGGGAGTAGACGACGTCTAACGCAGGAGGGGAGTAGACGACGTCTAACGCAGGAGGGGGAGTAGACAACGTCTAACGCAGGAGGGGCAGGAGTAGACGACGTCTAACGCAGGAGGGGCAGGAGTAGACGACGTCTAACGCAGGAGGGGGGTGGAGTAGACAACGTCTAACGCAGGAGGGTGGAGTAGACGACGTCTAACGCAGGAGGGGGGGTAGACGACGTCTAACGCAGGAGGGGTGGAGTAGACAACGTCTAACGCAGGAGGGGGGGGGTAGACGACATCTAACGCAGGACGGGAGGAGTAGGAGTAGACGATGTGTAACGCAGGAGGGGCGGAGTAGACAATGTCTAACGCAgaagtggaggaggggaggagtagacGACGTCTAACTCAGGAGGGGAGGAGTAGGAGTAGACGACGTCTAACGCAGGGGGAGTAGACGACGTCTAACGCAGGAGGGGAGGAGTAGACGACGTCTAACGCAGGAGGGGAGGAGTAGACGACGTCTAACGCAGGAGGGGAGGAGTAGACGACGTCTAACGCAGGAGTGGAGGAGTAGGAGTAGACAACGTCTAACGCAGGAGGGGGGTAGACAACGTCTAAcgcaggaggaggagcaggagtagACGACATCTAACGCAGGAGGGGGGGAGCAGACGACGTCTAACGCAGGAGGGGGAGTAGACGACGTCTAATgcaggaggggaggagcaggagtaGACGACGTCTAACGCAGGAGGGGGGAGTAGACGACGTCTAACGCAGGAGGGGGGGAGTAGACGACGTCTAACGCAGGAGGGGGGAGTAGACGACGTCTAACGCAGGAGGGGGGAGTAGACGACGTCTAACGCAGGAGGGGGGAGTAGACAACGTCTAACGCAGGAGGGGCAGGAGTAGACGACGTCTAACGCAGGAGGGGAGGAGTAGACGACGTCTAACGCAGGAGGGGTGGAGTAGACAACGTCTAACGCAGGAGGGGGTAGACGACGTCTAACGCAGGAGGGGTGGAGTAGACGTCTAACGCAGGAGGGGGGGTAGACGACATCTAACGCAGGACGGGAGGAGTAGGAGTAGACGATGTGTAACGCAGGAGGGGCGGAGTAGACAATGTCTAACGCAgaagtggaggaggggaggagtagacGACGTCTAACTCAGGAGGGGAGGAGTAGGAGTAGACGACGTCTAACGCAGGGGGGGGGAGTAGACGACGTCTAACGCAGGAGGGGAGGAGTAGACGACGTCTAACGCAGGAGGGGAGGAGTAGACGACGTCTAACGCAGGAGGGGAGGAGTAGACGACGTCTAACGCAGGAGTGGAGGAGTAGGAGTAGACAACGTCTAACGCAGGAGGGGGGGTAGACAACGTCTAACGCAGGAGGGGCGGAGTAGGAGTAGACTTTTCCTTCTTCAGGTCACAAGGttttaatgttgttgtttttcatcTCTTACAGGGTCTCTTCATTCTACTCACTGCATATTTTGGAGAAAAACCGGTAAGCTACTGAAAAAAGGTCCAATACAGACATTTTTATCTGAATATCAAATCATTTATTGGGTTGTGGGTTGGgaaacgctgtcagcatggctgCTGGCCTGTAAATATATCACTTATTGCTTCAAGCCACACCGCACCCACCAAACAGAGAAAACATACCTCAGTCAGTTCGAGAACATTTTGGGGAAACGTGTCATTCAGTACAAACTGTTTACACAACCATGCAAAAGTTTAATCTAACTTAACGCACCCAGTCAGTTGGAGAAGAAACATTAGTGGGTGTGGCGTTTGGCTGGGGTGATGTGGATGGGAAACCAGGCAACAATACCTGATGAATGAGACTGAAATATGTAGCAAAACAAAAACCCATtacaataaaaacaatatgtattCCTTCCAAACAGATTCGTGTTGCACTACTGAAATATTTCAACCTAAAAGTGAGTTTACAAATCACAATTTATTTATTGGTCTAAACCAACTGGATGTAATGTCATAGCTAATTGATTATTTATCTATTTCACTCTTCACCAGCAGGTACAGTCAGCAGTGAGTGAAAGTTCCAAACTGGCATCCACGATGAAGACGAAATGATATTTTTTATCCATTTTGAcaattctgtttctttttttttttttttagatacgTTGTATATCAATACTGTTTATTCATCTAGGCTTAGTTTACATCTAAATTAAACCCCATACTAATCAACTGAAATTCTGACACTGAGAAAGTATGTGCAATGTCCTACATGTATCATTTATTAGAATTGTGGCCTTATTTTTCTGTTGTAATATAGCCTATATATTAGATGTTATGTAGAATGGAGAATTACATAATAGGAATTGATCATTTGGAAAATTAATTGCATAATGTGTAACCTACAGCTGTTTCCAGAACAGTTTTTCATACTGTATGGCCAATGAAATGTATGTAATGTCTGTATTTTTCGTGGtgtaacattttttaaattggtTCAGGTAAACTATATTAGCTGTTTTCCCAATAATGTTTTTGTTAATGAGGTAATTCCTTGTTTTGAGTCCTGTTTTGTTCCAATCTTCTCTGCTCCTCCCATTCCTTGTCCGTGTCGTCCAATGGAAAGCTGTTTAACACTGCCATCTGGCGGTAGTTCCTGCACTCTGGCTCTGCACTGAAATATGATGCAGACAATCACACTCAGGAAGTAATCTACTGCACATAACACACATGGGCTTGCATCCTAAAAGTAACACTACTCCttacaaagtgcactacttttgaccagaaccatgggaagggaatagggttcaatttGGGAATCTACAATGATGGCAGGGTTCAATTTGGGAATCTACAATGATGGCCGTGTCCGAAATCGGTCTTGCCTACTAGGCTACTGACGAGAACGGCACATGTGTACTAATCACACTACATAGGATTTAGAACATACTGTTTAGTAAACATTTATGCAGTAAACAACAAATATTAACATAGGCTACTATACTCACTCACCCTTACTGAGAATGCGTAATTGCATTGCTTCCTGACATTAGTTAATTCATTAGTTCATTTTGGTTCAGCACGTTCTCTTAtaccgcgttcaaaacaactcgGAAATCTCTGACAACCGACTTCAGTGCATTCAAGGAAAGACAACTGAAAACTGGAGGGAAAAAagaacgagctccgactgggaaagatctttttgaatggtcatccaacttggCAACTCAGGGCTCTTTCTAGAACTTCAACCTGAAAATCAcagacgtcatgatttgacctagtTTTTTCCCCATGTTGTATTGAAAGCATCATTACCTCATCTGATTATCAGctgcaataaatatttaaaaaatccatctgttaagctagagatatgtttttttttgtatgggctgtgtctcaatccacgGTATCCGCCACTTTAATGTCTATGACGCGCCAATGTTGGCCTTCCGCATTTGTGGTGGAAGGTAGCAGAGCGACCGCGGTGTTCGTGAGACCAAGAAACATCCCGAAAATGGATCTTCTCACAAACAACTGTAGCGTTTGGgttacacactaatatgacccaacaagtgtcacgggactcatcTGATAGTAACCCAGTACAGAGCTGAAAAATGAATGTATGTGAATAATGCAtttctacttttttttttaagcatACAGGTAATTCCACACTAAACTTATTTTTTAATGCACTCTATCTGATAGCGTGTGTGGGTGAGTAGTTTGCTGATGGCAACATAGTGAACAGAGTGGCCTATGGTGGGGTTATTGTATGGGCAGTCATAAAcaacggacaacgaacacaaatgCATTTCATCGATGGCAAATTGaatgcagagataccgtgacaagatcctgaggcccattgttgtcaTTCATCCGCTgcaatcacctcatgtttcagcatgataatgcacaggcCCATGttacaaggatctgtacacaattcctggaagttgaaaatgtcccagttctttcatggcctacatactcaccagacatgtcacttattgagcatgttttggatgctctggatcgacgtgtacgacagcgtgttccagttcccgccaatatcagCAACAtcgcacagccattaaagaggagtgggacaacatttcataggccacaatcaacagcctgatcaactctatgcgaaggagatgtgttgcactgCATGGTGGTCACACAAtatacggactggttttctgatccacgccc is a window from the Oncorhynchus keta strain PuntledgeMale-10-30-2019 chromosome 35, Oket_V2, whole genome shotgun sequence genome containing:
- the adgrf3a gene encoding adhesion G protein-coupled receptor F5, with the protein product MCLSNNGMCFVAVAQVSANGNSTKVYYMVLRTEASIPDNRIDAILKSFKMDNPVSVDTLNVTTDCVPLQNKTQCKCTPGHIWSVAVCQSSPNCCKVKNCTFETTETKPMCLPETRVTVIGQLNIAGMVYFESYSNPNSHEYKTLHDELLPKLKAVYSTLNSFDDIHITGFSRGSVIIDFEMNLNDVSANVLASKTAELEKILNSTFTLETAGVVEITVPEGPVKYDSKQTILCQAKEDMKPIEWVLKRSDGKTFDVTTGTDSTVIPTSRTTTVLLRQATEIWEGLYTCVFNPKTSNVTINHKASATLDIALLPQIYISSTPQFPDCYKKYNANDRIFVRVQCEIMNSTENYNVTWNYTNTETPLNEQKDVTSTGIIYRIDTTVSCSSLHEPAVTCTFMNILSQEKNATVNIPVIYSNSKFCPAEGDWSNAKADFTAVLKCKNGIGKTQRQCLSDGVWEEEISNCVNVDLHDILIDSQNLAIGLGSVEKNSANIFSRLKSSTDKSESINTYANVNASVSILFTMNNAINESQKNYTLNKAQLQDALISSSNLLDSSLEKSWIFKPDLVNRSMAERYLISVEGLVKQSDVESTTYQHTNIELNGCKPQPEKNCVNKVFNVTVTMGTGSMMVKTIGFKSLSNYLPKLHQTDADPNSIVVSTSIGQGSADISIDFQLISERPRNHKIQCVYWDFTIRQWSGKGCVWGGPDNENHCECTHLSSFTTLMSKKPENLPYMTEITYVGLSVSIVSLLSCLVIECLVWKSVVKSSVSYCRHTAHINICLCLLVADCSFLASAFPDMIPENWCQIFVVIKHLCYLSMFFWMLCLSIMVLHQLIFMFHQMSKKVCLGLCFSVGYCCPLLIVFITFITYNSGQKDYYYTTEACWLVYGGFLKGSIFAFILPVGTIVVVNVFCMLVVIIRLLRPSLEVNTKDEKEVAKGILKAVVLLTPIFGGTWIFGFFVLMFDITKGPIAYLVNYAFTLLNAFQGLFILLTAYFGEKPIRVALLKYFNLKQVQSAVSESSKLASTMKTK